Proteins encoded in a region of the Geobacillus genomosp. 3 genome:
- a CDS encoding carbohydrate ABC transporter permease, whose translation MPEANVRHRPAVAMALSLLFAGLGQLYNRRYVKGILFIIIEASFLLTFYNFLNIGLWGLVTLGEIPMLDHSIFLLIQGLVSVIIIAFAAALHIANVIDARNDARRRQRGEPFPSLLESCRNAWDKGFPYIFVTPGLLMLLFIVVLPLLFMVSLAFTDYNLYNSPPRHLLNWVGFENFQNLVSIPIWKSTFFSVLAWTIVWTVVATTAQIALGLLLALLVNDPRIKFKRFIRTVLILPWAVPAFVTILVFAAMFNDKFGAINREVLSMFGLSIPWMTDPFWAKVALILIQTWLGFPFVFALFTGVLQSISRDWYEAADIDGATRWQKFTSITLPHVLYATAPLLIMQYAGNFNNFNIIYLFNDGGPAVRGQNAGGTDILISWVYDLTFTTNNYNMAAAISLIIGLIVSGFAIYQFRRTRSFKEEGNI comes from the coding sequence ATGCCGGAAGCAAACGTCCGCCATCGGCCGGCGGTGGCGATGGCGCTGTCTTTGTTGTTTGCCGGCCTTGGGCAGTTGTACAACCGCCGGTATGTCAAAGGCATCTTGTTCATCATCATTGAAGCTTCGTTTTTGCTGACGTTTTACAACTTTTTAAACATCGGGCTTTGGGGGCTTGTGACGCTCGGTGAAATCCCGATGCTTGACCATTCGATTTTTCTGTTGATTCAAGGGTTGGTTTCGGTCATCATCATCGCGTTTGCCGCCGCGCTGCATATCGCCAACGTCATTGATGCGCGCAACGACGCCCGCCGCCGGCAAAGGGGCGAGCCGTTTCCGTCGCTGTTGGAATCGTGCCGCAACGCCTGGGATAAAGGATTTCCGTACATCTTTGTCACGCCAGGGCTTTTGATGCTTCTGTTTATCGTTGTGCTGCCGCTGTTGTTTATGGTGTCGCTTGCGTTCACCGACTACAACTTATACAACTCGCCGCCGCGCCATTTATTGAACTGGGTTGGCTTTGAAAACTTTCAAAACTTAGTGTCGATCCCGATTTGGAAAAGCACGTTTTTCAGCGTTCTCGCCTGGACGATTGTCTGGACCGTGGTGGCGACGACGGCGCAAATCGCCCTTGGGCTGTTGTTGGCGCTGCTTGTCAACGACCCGCGCATCAAGTTTAAGCGGTTCATCCGCACGGTGCTCATTTTGCCGTGGGCCGTACCGGCGTTCGTCACAATTTTAGTGTTTGCGGCGATGTTTAACGACAAATTTGGGGCGATCAACCGTGAAGTGCTGAGCATGTTTGGATTGTCGATTCCATGGATGACCGATCCGTTTTGGGCGAAAGTTGCGCTCATTTTGATTCAGACATGGCTTGGCTTTCCGTTTGTGTTTGCGTTGTTTACCGGCGTCTTGCAAAGCATTTCCCGCGACTGGTACGAGGCGGCCGACATCGACGGGGCGACGCGCTGGCAAAAGTTCACATCGATCACCTTGCCGCACGTCCTGTATGCCACCGCGCCGCTGTTGATTATGCAATATGCCGGCAACTTCAACAACTTTAACATCATCTATTTGTTCAACGACGGGGGACCTGCCGTGCGCGGGCAAAACGCGGGTGGAACGGACATCTTGATCTCGTGGGTGTACGATTTGACGTTTACGACGAACAACTACAATATGGCGGCAGCGATCTCGCTCATCATCGGCTTGATCGTCAGCGGGTTTGCCATCTATCAGTTCCGGCGCACCCGTTCCTTTAAAGAGGAGGGGAACATATAA
- a CDS encoding sugar ABC transporter permease yields MSRKWKSHIEVTLIYLFIAFMFVVIAYPLLWTISMSLNPGTSLYSASLIPEKWTLDHYKWLFTSPQSDYLLWYKNSLFVAAVNAVLSVFFTALIAYAFSRYKFVGRKTGLYLFLVLQMFPSLMAMVALYILLNMLHLLDSLWGLILIYVGGQIPFNAWLVKGYFDTIPRELDEAARIDGAGHFGVFFRIMLPLAKPILAVVALFNFMAPFTDFLLPSIVLRDPDKFTLAVGLFNFISDRFANNFTRFAAGSILIAAPIAVVFLFLQRYLISGLTAGGTKG; encoded by the coding sequence ATGAGCCGCAAATGGAAATCGCATATCGAAGTGACGCTGATTTATCTATTTATTGCGTTCATGTTTGTGGTCATCGCCTATCCGCTCCTTTGGACCATCAGCATGTCTCTCAATCCCGGTACGAGCTTGTACTCGGCGTCGCTCATTCCGGAGAAGTGGACGCTTGACCATTACAAATGGTTGTTCACAAGCCCGCAGAGCGACTATTTGCTTTGGTATAAAAACAGTTTGTTTGTCGCGGCAGTGAATGCCGTGCTGTCGGTCTTTTTCACCGCGCTCATCGCCTATGCGTTTTCGCGCTACAAATTTGTCGGCCGAAAAACGGGTCTGTATTTGTTTTTAGTCTTGCAAATGTTTCCATCCCTTATGGCGATGGTGGCGCTTTATATTTTGCTTAACATGCTCCATTTGCTCGATTCGCTGTGGGGGCTCATTCTCATTTACGTCGGCGGGCAAATTCCGTTTAACGCATGGCTAGTCAAAGGGTACTTTGATACGATTCCGCGCGAGCTTGATGAGGCGGCGCGCATCGACGGAGCCGGGCATTTCGGCGTCTTTTTCCGCATTATGCTGCCCTTGGCCAAGCCGATTTTGGCCGTTGTCGCGTTGTTCAACTTTATGGCGCCGTTCACCGATTTTTTGCTGCCGTCGATCGTGTTGCGCGACCCGGACAAGTTTACGCTGGCGGTCGGGCTGTTTAACTTCATCAGCGACCGGTTTGCGAACAACTTCACCCGCTTTGCCGCCGGCTCGATTTTGATTGCCGCGCCGATCGCCGTCGTCTTTTTGTTCTTGCAGCGCTATTTGATTTCCGGCTTAACTGCCGGTGGCACAAAAGGGTAA
- a CDS encoding alpha-amylase family glycosyl hydrolase, with product MGNRLCALLILPFLLFYAWPVQAAEKEERTWQDEAIYFIMVDRFNNMDPTNDEDVNVNDPKGYFGGDLKGVTAKLDYIKEMGFTAIWLTPIFENMPGGYHGYWIKDFYRVDPHFGTLDDLKTLVKEAHKRDMKVILDFVANHVGYNHPWLHDPAKKDWFHPKKEIFDWSNQRQLENGWVYGLPDLAQENPEVKKYLIDAAKWWIKEADIDGYRLDTVRHVPKSFWQEFAKEVKSVKKDFFLLGEVWSDDPRDLAEYGKYGIDGFVDYPLYGAVKQSLAKRDASLRPLYDVWEYNKTFYDRPYLLGTFLDNHDNVRFTKLAIDNRNNPVSRIKVAMTYLFTAPGIPIMYYGTEIAMNGGEDPDNRRLMDFRADPEIIDYLKKIGPLRQQLPSLRRGDFTLLYEKDGMAVWKRQYEDETTVIAINNTGETQHVHLTNDQLPQNKELRGFLLDDLVRGDDDGYDIILDRETAEVYKLREKTGLNIPFIAAIVIVYALFLLFLYMVKKRAKRMPE from the coding sequence ATGGGGAACCGGCTTTGTGCGCTGCTCATCCTTCCGTTCCTTCTTTTTTATGCCTGGCCGGTGCAGGCGGCGGAGAAAGAAGAACGGACGTGGCAAGATGAAGCGATTTACTTCATTATGGTCGACCGGTTTAACAATATGGACCCGACGAACGACGAAGATGTGAATGTGAACGATCCGAAAGGGTATTTCGGCGGCGATTTGAAAGGAGTGACCGCGAAGCTCGATTACATCAAGGAGATGGGATTTACCGCCATTTGGCTGACGCCGATTTTTGAAAACATGCCGGGCGGGTATCACGGCTATTGGATCAAAGATTTTTATCGCGTCGATCCGCATTTCGGCACGCTTGACGACTTGAAAACATTGGTGAAAGAAGCGCATAAGCGCGACATGAAAGTCATTTTGGACTTTGTCGCCAATCACGTCGGTTACAATCATCCGTGGCTTCATGACCCGGCGAAAAAAGATTGGTTCCATCCGAAAAAAGAGATTTTCGATTGGAGCAATCAACGTCAGCTCGAAAATGGCTGGGTGTATGGGCTGCCGGATTTGGCGCAGGAAAATCCGGAGGTCAAAAAATATTTAATCGATGCGGCCAAATGGTGGATCAAAGAAGCGGACATTGACGGCTATCGCCTCGATACGGTGCGCCATGTGCCAAAATCATTTTGGCAAGAGTTCGCCAAAGAAGTGAAATCGGTGAAAAAAGACTTTTTCCTTCTTGGTGAAGTATGGAGCGACGACCCGCGCGATCTTGCCGAGTACGGCAAATACGGGATCGACGGTTTCGTCGATTACCCGCTGTATGGCGCGGTGAAGCAGTCGCTTGCGAAACGCGATGCGTCGCTGCGCCCGCTGTATGACGTCTGGGAATACAACAAAACGTTTTACGACCGCCCGTATTTGCTTGGAACGTTTTTGGATAACCATGACAACGTCCGCTTTACGAAACTCGCCATTGACAACCGCAACAATCCGGTTTCGCGCATTAAAGTGGCGATGACATATTTGTTCACCGCCCCGGGCATCCCGATCATGTACTACGGGACGGAAATCGCCATGAACGGCGGCGAAGATCCGGACAACCGCCGTCTGATGGATTTCCGCGCCGATCCGGAAATCATCGATTACTTGAAAAAAATCGGCCCGCTTCGCCAACAGCTGCCATCATTGCGGCGCGGCGATTTTACGCTCTTGTATGAAAAAGACGGCATGGCGGTGTGGAAACGGCAATACGAAGATGAAACAACGGTCATCGCCATAAACAACACGGGTGAAACGCAGCACGTCCACCTCACCAATGACCAGCTGCCGCAAAACAAAGAGCTGCGCGGCTTTTTACTGGACGATCTTGTCCGCGGCGATGATGACGGCTACGACATTATATTGGACCGCGAAACGGCGGAGGTGTACAAACTGCGGGAAAAAACGGGGCTCAACATCCCGTTTATCGCCGCGATCGTCATTGTTTACGCGCTCTTTCTTCTGTTTTTATACATGGTGAAAAAACGGGCGAAACGGATGCCAGAATAG
- a CDS encoding LacI family DNA-binding transcriptional regulator encodes MTVTIKDVAKRANVAPSTVSRVIADSPRISEKTKQRVREAMKELGYHPNFIARSLASQAAQVIGIVMPSSADQALQNPFFPAVIRGISKAAHEKRYALQMSTGEKESEIYERVVEMLQGRRVDGVILLYSRQNDKLMKYLLKHGFPFVVIGKPHQKAEQVTHVDNDNVQAGKDAAAYLIARGHERIAFVGGNPQYLVTVDRQNGYAAALQEAELPYRPEYVVHEEFLQEGGQEAMRELLSLPEPPTGLVVADDLMALGMLKTLDEIGLRVPEDVSIVSFNNTLLAEMSRPPLTSVDIGIFQLGYEAAKSLIEKINNPSEPVKRIIIPHRLVERGSCAGRTG; translated from the coding sequence ATGACCGTTACGATTAAAGATGTGGCGAAAAGGGCGAATGTCGCACCGTCGACCGTCTCGCGCGTCATCGCCGACAGCCCGCGCATCAGCGAGAAAACGAAACAGCGGGTGCGCGAGGCGATGAAAGAGCTCGGCTACCATCCGAACTTTATCGCCCGCAGCCTTGCGAGCCAGGCGGCGCAAGTGATCGGCATCGTCATGCCAAGCTCGGCCGACCAGGCGCTGCAAAACCCATTTTTCCCAGCGGTCATCCGCGGCATTAGCAAAGCCGCCCATGAAAAGCGGTACGCCTTGCAAATGTCGACCGGGGAAAAAGAAAGTGAGATTTATGAACGGGTCGTGGAGATGCTGCAAGGGCGGCGCGTCGATGGCGTCATTTTGCTTTACTCGCGGCAAAACGATAAGCTCATGAAATACTTGTTAAAGCATGGCTTTCCGTTCGTCGTCATCGGCAAGCCACACCAAAAGGCGGAACAAGTCACCCATGTCGACAACGACAACGTCCAGGCGGGAAAAGATGCGGCTGCCTATTTAATTGCCCGCGGCCATGAACGGATCGCCTTTGTCGGCGGCAACCCGCAATATTTGGTGACCGTCGACCGGCAAAACGGCTACGCCGCGGCTCTGCAGGAAGCCGAGCTGCCGTACCGCCCGGAATACGTCGTTCATGAAGAATTTTTGCAAGAAGGCGGCCAAGAGGCGATGAGAGAGCTTCTTTCCTTGCCTGAACCGCCGACCGGCCTTGTCGTCGCCGATGATTTGATGGCGCTTGGGATGCTGAAAACGCTTGATGAAATCGGCCTGCGCGTCCCGGAAGACGTGTCGATCGTCAGCTTCAACAACACGCTGCTCGCCGAAATGTCGCGCCCGCCGCTCACCTCGGTCGACATCGGCATTTTCCAGCTCGGCTACGAAGCGGCGAAAAGTCTAATCGAAAAAATCAATAACCCAAGTGAACCGGTCAAGCGCATCATCATCCCGCACCGGCTCGTTGAGCGGGGGTCGTGTGCGGGGAGAACCGGATAA
- a CDS encoding SDR family oxidoreductase: MVTKQQTTLPPQHQTRQPGLQTEMNPQPVTIKDTYQGSGKLENRVAIISGGDSGIGRAVAVHFAKEGADVAIVYLNEHEDAEETKRLVEQEGRRCLAIAGDIGDEAFCKEAVKQTIEAFGKLDIVVNNAAEQHPQPNFLNITAAQLEKTFRTNVFGCFFLTKAALPHLKSGSAIINTASITAYEGNEQLIDYSATKGAIVAFTRSLAKALVGQGIRVNGVAPGPIWTPLIPSTFKSEQVATFGANTPMKRPGQPSEVAPCYVFLASDESSYMTGQMLHVDGGKFVSG; encoded by the coding sequence ATGGTTACGAAGCAACAAACGACCTTGCCCCCGCAGCACCAAACGCGTCAGCCGGGCCTGCAAACGGAGATGAACCCGCAGCCGGTCACCATCAAAGACACGTATCAAGGAAGCGGCAAGCTCGAAAACAGAGTCGCCATCATCAGCGGCGGCGACAGCGGCATCGGCCGGGCGGTCGCCGTTCATTTCGCCAAAGAAGGAGCCGATGTGGCGATTGTTTATCTCAATGAACATGAAGACGCTGAGGAAACGAAACGGCTCGTCGAACAGGAAGGAAGACGGTGCCTGGCCATTGCGGGGGACATCGGAGATGAAGCGTTTTGCAAAGAAGCGGTGAAACAGACGATCGAAGCGTTCGGCAAGCTTGACATCGTCGTCAACAACGCCGCCGAACAGCACCCGCAGCCGAACTTTCTCAACATCACCGCCGCACAGCTGGAAAAAACGTTCCGCACGAACGTGTTCGGCTGCTTTTTCTTAACGAAAGCGGCGCTCCCGCACTTAAAAAGCGGAAGCGCCATTATTAACACCGCCTCGATCACCGCTTATGAAGGAAACGAGCAATTGATCGACTACTCGGCGACAAAAGGGGCGATTGTCGCGTTCACCCGCTCGCTCGCCAAAGCGCTCGTCGGCCAAGGCATTCGCGTCAACGGCGTCGCCCCGGGGCCCATTTGGACGCCGCTCATCCCGTCGACATTCAAAAGCGAGCAAGTCGCCACATTCGGCGCCAACACGCCGATGAAACGGCCCGGCCAGCCGAGCGAGGTCGCCCCGTGCTACGTCTTTTTGGCCAGCGACGAATCGTCGTACATGACCGGGCAAATGCTTCACGTCGACGGAGGAAAGTTCGTCAGCGGATGA
- a CDS encoding type II toxin-antitoxin system death-on-curing family toxin, which produces MTRFLTEKEIIFLNALLIEKYTPGEQKGVKSPELLNSAVNRPKQSAFGQDAYPTLWLKAAALYASLCQNHPFHNANKRTGFAAMKQFLWLNGYRFAASEKEAEDYTVKVVTDKPSIEEIAMWIERWAEKR; this is translated from the coding sequence ATGACTCGTTTCTTGACGGAAAAAGAAATTATCTTCCTCAATGCCTTGTTGATCGAAAAATACACTCCAGGGGAACAAAAAGGGGTGAAATCTCCAGAGTTGTTGAACAGCGCGGTCAACCGCCCGAAACAAAGCGCTTTCGGACAGGACGCTTATCCAACTCTTTGGCTGAAAGCGGCAGCGTTGTACGCCAGCCTTTGCCAAAACCATCCGTTTCATAACGCCAATAAACGAACAGGATTTGCCGCCATGAAACAGTTCCTTTGGTTAAACGGTTATCGCTTTGCCGCTTCAGAAAAAGAGGCAGAGGACTATACCGTGAAAGTCGTGACCGATAAACCATCAATTGAAGAAATTGCGATGTGGATTGAAAGATGGGCGGAAAAAAGATGA
- a CDS encoding AbrB/MazE/SpoVT family DNA-binding domain-containing protein — MSTVVKAMERKITKVGNSLGITLPQEVLDHLKVKQGDEIQFRLEADGKVIISKHAPIDYSILDDFGQDFVDGLKDLFENYDNTLRNLAKK, encoded by the coding sequence ATGAGTACGGTGGTGAAAGCGATGGAACGAAAAATAACGAAAGTGGGGAACAGTCTAGGGATCACCCTTCCGCAGGAAGTATTGGACCATTTGAAAGTTAAACAAGGAGATGAAATTCAATTCCGTCTCGAAGCGGATGGAAAAGTGATTATAAGCAAACACGCCCCTATTGACTACAGCATCTTAGATGATTTTGGCCAAGATTTTGTGGATGGTCTCAAAGACTTATTTGAGAATTATGACAACACACTCCGAAATTTGGCGAAAAAGTAG